The stretch of DNA AGTTGGACATTCGAGAGACAAAAACTCgttaatttgattaatttgaagAGTCATTTCGTTTTCACTTATATGTTTCGATTAAATTTTGATGAACTTCTTTTCACTTTCAGTAATTCATGGAAGAATGAATCGTTAAAAAACTTATGACTGCACCAACTACAAGAAAAGACCTCATGATAGTCAATATGGGGCCTCAGCACCCATCAATGCACGGTGTTCTTCGACTCATCGTTACTCTAGATGGTGAAGATGTTGTCGACTGCGAACCAATATTGGGTTATTTACATAGAGGGATGGAGAAAATTGCGGAAAACCGAACAATTATACAATATTTACCTTATGTAACACGTTGGGATTATTTAGCTACTATGTTCACAGAAGCAATAACCATAAATGGACCCGAACAATTAGGCAATATTCAAGTACCTAAAAGGGCTAGCTATATCAGAGTCATTATGTTGGAGTTGAGTCGGATCGCTTCTCATTTGTTATGGCTCGGTCCTTTTATGGCGGATATTGGTGCGCAGAcccctttcttctatatttttcgAGAAAgagaattgatatatgacctatTCGAAGCTGCTACCGGTATGCGAATGATGCATAATTATTTTCGTATTGGAGGAGTGGCTGCCGATCTACCCTATGGCTGGGTAGATAAATGTTTGGATTTTTGCGATTATTTTTTAACAGGGGTTGCTGAGTATCAAAAACTTATTACCCGGAATCCTATTTTTTTAGAACGAGTTGAAGGCATAGGCATTATTGGGCAAGACGAGGCATTAAATTGGGGTTTATCGGGACCAATGCTACGAGCTTCCGGAATAGAATGGGATCTTCGTAAAGTTGATCATTATGAGTCTTACGACGAATTTGATTGGCAGGTTCAATGGCAACGAGAAGGGGATTCATTAGCTCGTTATTTAGTACGAATCGGTGAAATGACAGAATCCATAAAGATTATTCAACAGGCTCTGGAAGGAATTCCAGGAGGGCCTTACGAAAATTTAGAAATCCGACGTTTTGACAGATTAAAAGATCCTGAATGGAATGATTTTGAATATCGGTTTATTAGTAAAAAACCTTCTCCAACTTTTGAATTGTCGAAACAAGAACTTTATGTGAGAGTTGAAGCCCCAAAAGGAGAATTGGGAATTTTTATCATAGGAGATCAGAGCGTTTTTCCTTGGAGATGGAAAATTCGCCCACCAGGTTTTATCAATTTGCAAATTCTTCCTCAGTTAGTTAAAAGAATGAAATTGGCTGATATTATGACAATACTAGGTAGCATAGATATCATTATGGGAGAAGTTGATCGTTGAAATGATAATTGATACAACAGAAATAGAGACTATCAATTCTTTTTCCAAATTGGAATCCTTAAAAGAAGCCTATGGGATCATATGGATGCTTGTCCCTATTTTGACTCTTGTGTTAGGAATCACAATAGGTGTACTAGTAA from Capsicum annuum cultivar UCD-10X-F1 unplaced genomic scaffold, UCD10Xv1.1 ctg34536, whole genome shotgun sequence encodes:
- the LOC124891363 gene encoding NAD(P)H-quinone oxidoreductase subunit H, chloroplastic, coding for MTAPTTRKDLMIVNMGPQHPSMHGVLRLIVTLDGEDVVDCEPILGYLHRGMEKIAENRTIIQYLPYVTRWDYLATMFTEAITINGPEQLGNIQVPKRASYIRVIMLELSRIASHLLWLGPFMADIGAQTPFFYIFRERELIYDLFEAATGMRMMHNYFRIGGVAADLPYGWVDKCLDFCDYFLTGVAEYQKLITRNPIFLERVEGIGIIGQDEALNWGLSGPMLRASGIEWDLRKVDHYESYDEFDWQVQWQREGDSLARYLVRIGEMTESIKIIQQALEGIPGGPYENLEIRRFDRLKDPEWNDFEYRFISKKPSPTFELSKQELYVRVEAPKGELGIFIIGDQSVFPWRWKIRPPGFINLQILPQLVKRMKLADIMTILGSIDIIMGEVDR